The following are encoded in a window of Panthera leo isolate Ple1 chromosome B2, P.leo_Ple1_pat1.1, whole genome shotgun sequence genomic DNA:
- the SCML4 gene encoding sex comb on midleg-like protein 4 isoform X5, whose amino-acid sequence MNRYSMDPSASTFSHRGSLPTSSSLYCKRQNSGDGHLGGVLATTASGPRSSPMSSGGPLTPGLRPPGSSPKRNGTPLEGNRCASSPSPDGQDARRPRSRNPSTWTVEDVVWFVKDADPQALGPHVELFRKHEIDGNALLLLKSDMIMKYLGLKLGPALKLCYHIDKLKQAKF is encoded by the exons ATGAACCGCTACAGCATGGACCCCTCCGCCTCCACCTTTAGCCACAGGGGCTCCTTGCCCACCTCTTCCTCGCTGTACTGCAAGAGACAGAACTCTGGAGATGGCCACCTTGGGGGAGTCTTGGCCACCACTGCCAGTGGTCCCCGCTCCAGCCCCATGTCCTCTGGAGGCCCCTTGACACCTGGGCTGAGGCCCCCAGGCTCCAGCCCCAAGAGAAACGGGACCCCTCTTGAAGGAAACAGATGTG CCTCAAGCCCTTCCCCAGACGGACAGGATGCCAGGCGGCCCCGGAGCAGGAACCCCTCCACCTGGACTGTGGAGGATGTGGTCTGGTTTGTGAAAGACGCTGACCCGCAGGCTCTGGGGCCTCACGTGGAACTCTTTAGAAAGCAC GAGATTGATGGCAATGCTCTCTTGTTGCTGAAGAGTGATATGATCATGAAATACTTGGGTCTGAAGCTGGGCCCCGCGCTGAAACTGTGCTACCATATTGATAAACTGAAGCAAGCCAAATTCTGA
- the SCML4 gene encoding sex comb on midleg-like protein 4 isoform X4: MCCQGWFLLRALFLICEQPLSCCVLAWPLLCALKTVTTEECLANPVGMNRYSMDPSASTFSHRGSLPTSSSLYCKRQNSGDGHLGGVLATTASGPRSSPMSSGGPLTPGLRPPGSSPKRNGTPLEGNRCASSPSPDGQDARRPRSRNPSTWTVEDVVWFVKDADPQALGPHVELFRKHEIDGNALLLLKSDMIMKYLGLKLGPALKLCYHIDKLKQAKF; encoded by the exons ATGTGCTGTCAGGGGTGGTTTCTGTTGAGAGCGCTCTTCCTGATTTGTGAACAGCCACTGTCTTGCTGTGTCCTCGCATGGCCTCTTCTCTGTGCAT TAAAAACAGTCACCACTGAGGAGTGCCTGGCGAACCCTGTGGGCATGAACCGCTACAGCATGGACCCCTCCGCCTCCACCTTTAGCCACAGGGGCTCCTTGCCCACCTCTTCCTCGCTGTACTGCAAGAGACAGAACTCTGGAGATGGCCACCTTGGGGGAGTCTTGGCCACCACTGCCAGTGGTCCCCGCTCCAGCCCCATGTCCTCTGGAGGCCCCTTGACACCTGGGCTGAGGCCCCCAGGCTCCAGCCCCAAGAGAAACGGGACCCCTCTTGAAGGAAACAGATGTG CCTCAAGCCCTTCCCCAGACGGACAGGATGCCAGGCGGCCCCGGAGCAGGAACCCCTCCACCTGGACTGTGGAGGATGTGGTCTGGTTTGTGAAAGACGCTGACCCGCAGGCTCTGGGGCCTCACGTGGAACTCTTTAGAAAGCAC GAGATTGATGGCAATGCTCTCTTGTTGCTGAAGAGTGATATGATCATGAAATACTTGGGTCTGAAGCTGGGCCCCGCGCTGAAACTGTGCTACCATATTGATAAACTGAAGCAAGCCAAATTCTGA